ATGATCGCGAGCAACCCGTACGGCTCCGACGCAAGCGCATACACGGGCGCCGGCACGATGAGCACGTCAACCTTCTCCTTGTCCATCTCATCGAGCAGGTCGGTCAGCGTCGCGGCCGCCATCTCGCGGCACACGAGCCCCGTGCGTGACCGGATGAAGCCGGCCAGCGGCGTCTTGCCGCCGGTGACCGGCACGGCGATCTCGAGCGGCCGCTTTCTCGTGCCGAGCGTGGCCTCCTCGCCTCCGCCGCACCCGCCGAGGCACAGGCCTGCCACGGCGATCAGCAAGACGATGTGAGACGCAAGACCTTGTCGAAGCATTCCGTGCACGAAGCCACCTCAAGCTGGGCTGATTCTAGCACTGAGACGCCCAACCGGCCACGTTGTTCACGTCGATACTGTGGGCGGCCGGCCGGCGCCGAGCCTCAGAACAGGTAGGACACCCCGACGATGGTGGTGATCTCGTAATCGTCCTCGACGATGGGGCTGTCGGCGATCTCGTCGCTCAGCCACTCGAGGCCGACGAGGCCGAACAAGGACCAGTGCCGCGAGACGGGCATTTGGACAGTGAGGCTCGCCACGGGGTCGACGGTGCTGCCGGGGCTGTAGGCGGGCCGGGCGGCAGTCGCTTCGCCGGTCTCCACGCCGTAGTAGTAGTCGACCAGGTCGCGGCTCTTCCACTTGAGGCCCACCTCGGGCAGGATCAAGACGTACTCGCCGCCCAAGTCGATGCCGTAGGTGAGCGTCAGCTCCTGCCCGCCGTGCTTGCCGAGCACGTCGGTCTGGGCCTTCAGCGTGACTATCCCCCAAGACGCCTCGTGCCGCAGGGCGGCGCCAAGCTCGAGCGTCATGTCGCGGTCGTCCATGCCCTGGAGCGCGTCGCTGTCGCCGGCATCGTAGCCGCCGAAGCGGATCTCGGCCAGCAGGTCCACCGACCACGGCTGGCGCGACATGACGGCGTAGGTCGCCGTGCTCATGAGGAACTTGAAGCGTTCGCCGATGTGGGTAACGAGCGGGAAAGCGATAAGCTGCGAATCGGTCCCCTCGTAGGGGGAGTCGAACACGCCGACACCGGCTCCGAGCATCCACATGGCCGAGGGTGCTTCGCCGGGCGGGGCGCCGGGGCCGTCCTGGGCAGGGGCAGAGGCCGTTAGACCGGCGACGAGCAAGGTGAGACATACTGCCCAGACGCTGCGACTCGATGTGGTCATGGGTAATCCTCAGCGATGGTTGCCGTGGCTGTTGACGCCTGTGTCCAAGGCCTCACCCGAGGCCTGGGAACAGCCCTTTCAGCCCGGTGGCGATGAACTCGACGCCGATCGCGGCGAGCAGCAGCCCGAGCAGGCGCGAGGCGACATTGATGCCGATCGTGCCGAGCGCGCGCCGCATCGAGTTCGACGCCCGGAGCACGGCAAAGACCACGACGGCCATAAGGAACGCGACGACGCACAAGACGAGCTTGTGGCCCACCTCAGGCGAGCGGTAGCTGTACATGACCATCGTGCTGAGCGCGCCCGGCCCGGCGATGAGCGGGATCGCCAGCGGCACGACGGCGATCGATTCCTTGTCCTCGGCCTCGTGCGTCTCCTCGTCGGTCTGCTTGACCTTCGCCCCGCGCGCCTGGAGCATGCCGATCGCCATGAGCAGCACGAGCAGCCCGCCGCCGACCTGGAACGCCTCGAGACTGATGCCGAACAGCCGCAGCACGAACTCGCCCGTGAGCGCCGACACCACGAGCAGAAGAAAAACCGCCACGGACGCCACGAGCGCGATCCGCACGCGCCGACGCCGCACCTCGCCCGACGTCAACTCGGCAAAGACCGGTGCCGCAATGAGCGGGTTGAGCACCGCCAGCATCGCAACAACGATCTTGAGATATTCGGTCCAACTCAGCATAGGGCCGCGCACGATACATGCTTCGACCCTGTTTGGCCACCGAATTTCGCGTCGGCCGGTTTCACCCCACCCGGATGCCGGGAAGATCGGCGAGTCGGCTGGCAATGCGTTCGAGGAGCTGTTCGTCTTCGGCGGTGAACGCGGCGTGCTTGTGGCTGTCGATGTCGATCTGGCCGAGGATGCGTTCATCGCGGGGATCGCGGATCAGCACAACGAGCTCGGACCGGACCTTGGGGCTGCACGAGAGATAGTTGTCGAGCGTGGTCACGTCGGGCACGTTGATGTTGTGCCCCTGGACTACGGCGGCCCCGCACACGCCGCGGCCGACCGGAATGCGCGTGTGCTCGGTGCGCGCGCCCAAGAACGGACCGAGCCGCAACTCGTTGCCTTCGAGCAGATACAGGCCGACCCAGTGGTACTGGGGACGCTGCGCGCGCAACGCGCGCCAGGCGGCAAGCACGGCGCGCTGCCACTCTGCGCTCTCGCTCAGAACGCTATCGAGCTCACCGAGTACCGTGTCGGCAATGGAATCAACGCTTACGGCCATGGCAGACCAACCCCTCTGGCGGACGATACGCTAGCACACGCCGCCTGCCCGTTCAAGAAGCACAGACGGCCACACATCTCCAACGAGGATGGCCAACCGCATGACGCAGCCACGGCAAGTCGCGGCGGGCCGAGGGCGACCCGCCCGGCGCTTGTGTACCCAGCCGCGCCCGCGCGTCGTGCTGGCACCGGCGCCTCGGCGATGCCATGCATCAGCAGCAGCCTCTTGATCTGCTGCTGGATGGTGCGGCGATGGGGCGCCGGTTGACTGCGCAGCCGCCCCAGTTGCCGATCGGCCTTCTCGGCGGAGCCGGAGGGCCCGTTCCATATCCCCGCCTCTGTCGAGAAAAGACACCGTGGCGATTGAACGAAGGAACACGCGCTTGGTAGGATGAGAGCAGGAGAAACACGGGTATGACCACCTCGAACGACAACGGCCTCACCTTCGAGATCCAGTTCTATGAGGCGCTGCTGGCCGACGATCCCGATTTCGCCGACGCCCTCGTGCCGCTCGCCGAGGACTACACCAAGGCCGGCCTCTACGATAAGGGGCTCGAGGCTGACCTGCGCCTTGCGCGCCTGCGGCCCAACGATGCCATGGTCCACTACAACCTTGCGTGCAGCTACGCGCTCACCGGCTGCAAGGATGAAGCCCTCCAGACACTTGAACACGCCATCAACCTCGGCTACCGCGACGCCGGCTTCATCATGAAGGATCAAGACCTGGCGTCTCTCCACGATGATGAGCGCTTCGCCCAGCTTCTGGGGCGCTTCTTCGGCAACAGCAAGCGCGATTCCTGATGCCCAAGCCACTGTCTTGGGCCCACCATCTGTCTCTGCCCGCTGGGGAGAAGGTCGCGCTAGGTTCCTGGAAACAAACTCTTTACAAACACAGTCATCTTTCAGGGTGCGGGGCATTATGCC
The sequence above is a segment of the Verrucomicrobiota bacterium genome. Coding sequences within it:
- a CDS encoding MipA/OmpV family protein, which codes for MWMLGAGVGVFDSPYEGTDSQLIAFPLVTHIGERFKFLMSTATYAVMSRQPWSVDLLAEIRFGGYDAGDSDALQGMDDRDMTLELGAALRHEASWGIVTLKAQTDVLGKHGGQELTLTYGIDLGGEYVLILPEVGLKWKSRDLVDYYYGVETGEATAARPAYSPGSTVDPVASLTVQMPVSRHWSLFGLVGLEWLSDEIADSPIVEDDYEITTIVGVSYLF
- a CDS encoding NAAT family transporter; its protein translation is MLSWTEYLKIVVAMLAVLNPLIAAPVFAELTSGEVRRRRVRIALVASVAVFLLLVVSALTGEFVLRLFGISLEAFQVGGGLLVLLMAIGMLQARGAKVKQTDEETHEAEDKESIAVVPLAIPLIAGPGALSTMVMYSYRSPEVGHKLVLCVVAFLMAVVVFAVLRASNSMRRALGTIGINVASRLLGLLLAAIGVEFIATGLKGLFPGLG
- a CDS encoding GAF domain-containing protein, coding for MAVSVDSIADTVLGELDSVLSESAEWQRAVLAAWRALRAQRPQYHWVGLYLLEGNELRLGPFLGARTEHTRIPVGRGVCGAAVVQGHNINVPDVTTLDNYLSCSPKVRSELVVLIRDPRDERILGQIDIDSHKHAAFTAEDEQLLERIASRLADLPGIRVG